The sequence below is a genomic window from Thalassomonas haliotis.
GCGGCAGCAGGTTGATGAAAAAGCCGATCACTTTCTCCAGCTGGCCGTGGTCGCGGTTTGCCACATCCGTGCCTATCACCACATCCTGCGATTGGCTGTTGTTGTGCAATACCGTACTGTAGGCCGCCATCAGCAGCATAAACAAAGAGCATTGCTGCTGACTTGCCAGTTGGCTGAGCTGTGCGGTCAGGGGAGCCGGTACCGTGAAGCTGACGACGTCGCCGCGGCTATCCGCCTGCTGTGCTCTTTGCTGATCAAAGGGCAGCGCCAGCTGGGCCGGTATGCCGGTCAGGGTTTTACGCCAGTAATCCAGGCTAAGGCTTTGCTGTTTGCGTATCTGATCGTTATTTTGCCATGCGGCATAATCCAGGTAATCGACCTCAGGTTTTTCCAGCGATACCTGGTGCTGATCAAGTGCTTGCTGGTAGGCCAGGATCAGGTCGTCAATCAAGAGGCTCATGGACCAGGCATCCGAGGCGATATGGTGTTGTACCAGCTGGCAGAAATAGGTTGCTTCAGCTGTCTGGTACAGGTACAGCCTTAACGGCGATTCGCTGCTCAGATCGAAGGCGATAGCGGCATTTTTTTCGGCTAACGCCTCTATTTCACCGGCTTTTTCCCTGAGGTCGATAAAGGCAAATGCCGGTACCAGCTCAGGATTCAGCTTCTGTGCCGCCTCACCTTTATGGGCGTGGTAGGTAACCCGCAACATTTCATGCTTTTCACTGACGGCAAGTACGGCCTGTTTCATGGCGGCAACAGAGACGCTGCCTTGTAATTGCACCTGGGTTTGCATATTGAAACTGGCATCGGAGAGATCCAGCTGCTGCATAAACCAGATCCTTCTCTGGGCATCGGACAGCGGCATAAGTGTATCGCGATCGGCCACAGGGATCTGCTGATACTGGCTGACCTGCAGCAGTTTTGCCTGCTCCGACAGCAGCGGATGCTCAAACAGGGTTTGCAGCGGCAGGTTGAGATTTTCCCGGTTCAGCCGGGCTTTTAACCGGGCGGCAAGCAGGGAATGGCCGCCGAGGCTAAAGAAATTGTCGTCGGCCTTGATAAAATCGACCTTAAGCAGCTCCTGCCAGATGGCAGCCAGTCTTTGCTCGGCGTCGGTTAACGGCGCTGCTTGCTCCCGGCTTGCCATAACAGGTGCCGGTAGCGCCTTGCGGTCGATCTTGTTATTGCTGTTTACCGGTAGCTTCTCCATCACCTGATACAGGTTCGGCAACATGTAGGCAGGCAGACTGAGTTTCAGCTGCTGATGAATTTCTCCGGTAAACTGCTCGCTGTCAACCTGGGTTGCTTCCCGGCTTTCCAAATAAGCCACCAGCTGGTTGTCGACCACAGTGACCGCTGCGGCACGGATCTGCGGGTTAAGCAATAATGCGCTTTCTATTTCTCCCGGTTCGATCCGGTAGCCGCGGACTTTCAGCTGGAAATCCACCCGGCCGATAAAGTTTAGCTGGCCGTCCCTGAGGCACTTCACCCGGTCGCCGGTGCGGTACAGGCGACCGAACTCTGGATGCTGGATAAAGCTGCTTTGGGTCTGCTCCGGGTTAAAGCGATAGCCGCGGGCCAGGGTATTGCCACCGATATACAGTTCGCCCGCCACGCCAAGGGGCACCGGCATCAGTTGCCCGTCCAGCACATACATGCGGTTGTGGGGTAAAGGCGTGCCGATAGGCACATTGCCTGTCGGTCTTTGGCTGACCGGGTAATAGGAAGACCAGACGGTGGTTTCCGTCGGGCCGTAAACATTGATCAGCGACCTGCAACGGTTTTGCAGGCTTGTGGCCAGCTCGACATCCAGGGCTTCGCCACCGGAAACGGCATGTACTTGTGCCAGCAGCCTTTCCGGCAACTGGCTTAGTAAACGCCAGCTTGCCGGGGTAGCCTGGATAAGATCGACGCTGTTGTCTGTGATAAGTCCTGCTAACAATTCGGGATCCCGCTGGGCCTGTTCATCGGCAATAACTGCAGTGGCGCCCCGGGTCAGGGGCAGGCAAAGCTCAAGTCCGGCAATATCAAAGGTGATAGTGGTCAGGGCCAGGATGCGCTCAAATGAAGGCAATACACTCTCTATTGCCCGTAAGAAGGCGGCAAAGTTACGCCTTTCTATTTCCACGCCTTTCGGGGTGCCGGTTGAACCTGAGGTGTACAGGGTATAGGCCAGGGCATCAGAGACAAAAGGTAGTTGCGGATTGCTTGCCGCCTGTTGTGCCAATGTCTGCTCTGAGCTTAGATCAATCAGCGGGCAGGCAAGGGCAGAAGATTCAAGCAAGGTCCTGGTTTGCTGATCGCATAAACAAAGCTCGGCTTTGGCATGCGCCAAAATACCTGAGATCCTTTGCTGCGGATGCTTGGGATCCAGCGGCAGGTAAGCTGCGCCGGCTTTTTGGATTGCCAGCAGGGTCATCAGCATTTGATAACTGCGGGGCAGGCAAAAGGCCACCAGCTGGTCCTGCCCGATACCGCGGTTCACCAACCAATGGGCAAGGCGGTTGGCGTCGCTGTTCAGGGCCTGGTAGCTGTAGTTCTGACTATCAGCGACAACGGCGACGGCATCCGGCGTTTTGGCTGTCTGCTGCTCGAAACGGCGGATAAAATCATCCTGTTCGCCGATTTCCGGGCTGGGCTGCTGAATAAAGTTATAACCGGCAGACATCAGCTTCAGGCTGCTTAAACTCTGCTGCTGTCCCCGGGTTAACCAGGTTAAGATCTGCTGGTAATCCCCGAATAACTGGCTGATGGTGTCGCTTTGGAACAGGGCGCTGTTATATTCAATTTGCACAGACAATTCCTGGCGGCGCAACAGGTTAAAGCTGAGTTCAAACTTAGTGTTGACCTCGGCCTGGTCCCGGCTGGTAAAGCTGAGGCCGGGAATGTTTAATGCCCGTTTGTGCTGGTGATCTGCCTGGTAGTTAAACAGGGCCTGGAATACCGGCGGCCGGCTTAAGTCCCGCTCCGGGTTTAGCGATTCCAGTAACTGTTCCAGCGGCATCTCCTGGCGGGACAGGTCTTGCTGCAGCTCTGTTGACATCTGCTTCAACCAGGACTCGGCGGATAACTCAGGTGAGATCTGCGCCCGGTTGATCAGGGTATTGATAAAGACCCCCACCATGTTTTGGCTGTCGGCATCTTCCCTGCCGGATACCGGGATGCCGACGGCGAAGTCGGTTTGTCCGCTATAGCGCCACAAGAGCAGCTGAAAGGCTGCCAGTAACACAGTAAAGGGGGTGGTTTTTAAACCGGCGGCATAGGTTTCCAGCTGTTGGGTTAATTCGCTTTCCAGCTGCCACTCTGCGGTTGCCCCTTGATTGCTTTGCCGGGTGGGCCAGGGGTGATCCGCCGGTAAAGCCAGGGTATGGGGCATGCCTGCAAGACGCTCAAGCCAGTAGTTGCTGAGGGCCTCATCGGTTTGCCTGTTTTGACCGTGCCGATAGGCGACATAATCCAGGTAACCGGGTTCGTCTTCCTGCGCCGGGGTGTATTGCGGATCCTGCTGGAAATTGCGGTACAATTCGAGGAAATCCTGGATCAACAGTCCCATGGACCAGCCGTCGGTGGCGATATGGTGGATATTGAAGATCAGGTGGTAATGAGCTGGCGCTAGCGGGAATAAATCTATGGCAATAAGTTGTCCCGAGTTTAAATCAAAGACTTTGTTGGCGACCCGGTTGCGGTTTGCTTCATTGTTATCTTGTGCGTCGTGGATCTCCAGGGGCTGGTAAGCCCGGGCCACCTGCTGGAAAACCTTATCCTCTTGTGCAAAGTAACGGCACCTGAGCATTTCATGCTTTTGCACCAGAGCCAGGCAGCTTTGGCTTAAGGCTGGCAAATCAAGCTCACCTTTGACGTCGAACTGTGCAGGCAGGTTATAAGCCGTGCTTGTCGGCTCAAGCTGTTGCATAAACCAGAGCCTTTGTTGGGCAAGCGACAAGGCTTGTGGCTGGTTGCGGTCAACCCGGGGTAAACTTACCTGTGATGTTTTTGTTTGCCTTTCCTGTGCGTGGCCAGTGCTTTGCTGTTCCCGGACAGCCCGGCTCAGGGCGGCGGGTGAGCTATGGTCCATCAGCATTTTCGGGGTAAAGCTGATACCAAGCCCTCTGGCTTTGGCGATAAGCTGCAGACTCATGATGGAATCGCCGCCGCTTTGGTAAAAATCACTTTCCGGGGTGACGGCATCCCCGAGTATTTCCCGGTACAGGCCGAGCAATTGTTCGCAGGTGGCGTCTTTCGGTCCTTCGGCCAAGGCTGCTATTTTGCCCAGGCTCCTGTTGTTGATGATGTCTAGCGGTTTAAGCTTGATGCCCTGGCGGGCGGCCAGTCCGATCATTTGCAGGCTTTTGATCGAGTCGCCGCCTAACGCGAAAAAGTCGTCGTCTGCATTTATCTTGTCAACAGTTAGCAGTTGCAGCCAGATCTCGGCCAGCTTTTGCTCGTTGGCGGTTAATGGCCGCTCTTGTTTTTGCTGCTGTTCAAGTTCAGGCCCGGGCAAGCGGCTGCGGTCGATTTTGCCGTTGGCGTTTAACGGCAGCTGCTCCAGGCATAACCAGGTGTCCGGCACCATATACTCAGGCAGCGCCTGCTCAATTTTTTGTTTGATGTTTGCCAGTTCGTTTTCCGGCATTTGCAGCCAGGCAACGAGCAACTGGCGGTTATTTTGTTGCCGCATCAGGACGCAAGCCTGCTCGACTTCGCTTTGCTGGCATAGGCAGGCGCTGATTTCACCCAGTTCAATACGGTAGCCGCGGCGTTTGACCTGGTCGTCGCTGCGACCGAGGTATTCTATCAGGCCGTTGTGGTTGAGCCTGACCCTGTCGCCCGTGGCGTAATAACGTTTGCCCTCGGCGTCCCGGATAAAGCTTGCCGCCGTCTGCTCCTGTGCCTGCCAATAGCCGCTGGCCAGTTGCGGTCCGGATATTCTCAGCTCGCCGACCACGCCCCGGGGCACTATATTGCCTTGGTTATCGCAAACCTGCAGCTGCATGCCGGGTAAAGGTGTGCCCAGCGGTGCAACCGGGCTGATGCCTTGTCGGATATGGCTTAACTTGTTGGCACAGACGCCGACCGTGGCTTCGGTGGGGCCGTAGTGGTTGATGATCTCAAGTTCGGGCGTCAGGGCGGTTAATTTGTTGAACAGATCCGCCGTTAAGCCCTCGCCGCCGAGGAACAAGGCTTTTTTCGGCAGCAGGGTTTCAGGGTTTTCCAGGCTCAGCAGGGCATTGAGGTGCGACGGCGTGATTTTCAGGCAGTCGGCACTGTGCTCGGTGAGAAACTCTGCCAATGCCGGCGGATCAAATGCCAGCCCGGCATCCGGCAGCAACAGGCACTGTCCCTGGTATAAGGCCGCCAGTACCGAAGTCAGGCCGAGATCTGCAGCAACGGTGGCCAAGGTCAGCCATTTGCTGCCTTTTGGCTGGGGATATTGCTGGCAGAAAGCACTGGCATAGTGGCTCAGGGCGCGGTGGCTGATCACTGTGCCTTTAGGTTTACCGGTAGAGCCTGAGGTGTAGATAATATAGGCGCTGCTGTCGAGATCCGGGGCCTGCACTTCAACGCTGGTAGCAAAGCCTTGCGGCCATTGCGCCAGGATCTCTTGTTTTACCTGAGTAAAATCATGTGCTTTTGCCGTGACCACTAAAGCGGCACCGGCATCGAGCGCCAGGCTTTCCAGGCGCTGGTCCGGCTGGCGCGGATCCATCATGATGCACACTATGCCCAGACGCCAGCATGCCAGCATCAGGGCGACCTGCAGTGGCTCGCGGTTCATGCATAACCCCAGGTGCTGGCCTTTGCCGAGTCCGTGGGACTGTAGCCAGCCGATCAGCTGAATCACCTCTTGTTCCAGCTGTTGGTAGTTGTAGTGGTTTTGGCCGTCGCTCAGGGCCAGCAGCTCGCCGCTATGACCGGCTATGGTTTCGGTAATGAGCTGTTGCTGTGCTGCCAGCTCCGGGCCAGTCAGTGTGCTCAAGTCCTGTTCAAAGCGGATCTGTGATAAACGCATTTCCGGCTGCGCCAGGGTGGCGGAAATGATGGTTTTCAGGTTAGCCAGCAACCTGGCTATGGTTTCATCTTCGAACAGTTCCGTGCTGTATTCCAGCTCCAGCGCTATGGTGTCGTCTGCCTGTTCCATCACCCTAAGGCTGAGATCAAAGCGGGCAGAGGTTTGCTGCGGGGTGATGACTTTTCCCCGGGTATTGCTCAGTTGTATTTCATGGCTGCTTTCCATGCCGACATGGATAAACATCACCTGGAAAATCGGGCTGTGGTAAGGGGTCGTTTGGATTTCCAGCAAGGGAGCAAGTTGCTCGAACGGGAAATCCTGGTGATCAAAGGCTTGTCCCGTGGTTTGCTGGCATAGGGCCAGAGATTCGTTAAAGCTGGGATCGCCGTTTAACCTGTGTCTTATCACCAGGGTATTGAGCAGGGGTCCCACCAGGGAAGCAAGTTCTTCCCGGGTGCGGTTGGCGACAGAGCTGCCGAAGCAGAAATCGTCTTGTCCGCTGTAACGCGCCAGCAGCCAGGCAAAGGCGGTTTGCAGGTGGATATACAGGGTATTACCTGCGGCATTAACTTGCTGGCGTAAGACCTGGCTCTGCTCCCTGTCCAGCAGCAGTTGTTGGCTATTGCCGGTAAAAGTGCGCTCTTTGGCTTTTTTTCGCGCCCGGTCCAGCGGCAGGGCGAGTAATTCGGGTAGCTCCTTCAGCTGTTGCTGCCAGTAGCTTTGCTGGCGGGTAAAGTCATCGCCGGTCAGCCAGGTTTGCTGCCAGTTGGCATAGTCCTGGTACTGGATGGACAGCCCGGGTAAGGATACTTCTTCTTTTTGTACTGCTCCCTGGTAAAGCAGGGCCAGTTCCCGGTTGAAGACTGCCATCGACAAGGCATCAAAGGCGACATGGTGGATGGTGACAAATAAATAATAACCTTGCTGCTCCCGGTATAAGCTCACCTTAAACGGTGCCTGGCAGGTCAGGTCAAACTTAAATGCCTGCTCCTGCTGATAGGTTTGCTCCAGCCAGTCGGCTTTTGACCGCTCGGGTGTAAAAGCCACCGGCTGGCTTTCCAGGTTGATTTGCGCATTTTCCAGCAGGTATGATTGCCAGTTGCCCTCGGCGTCCTGCCTGAAACAGGTTGACATTACCTGGTGGCGGCTGATCAGGGTATTAATTGCCTGTTCCAGTGCTTGCGGTTCCAGGCCGTTATCAAAACTCACTACCGAGCATAAATTATACAGGGCATGCTGGCTGACCTGTTCGGCCACCAGAAACCTTTGCTGGGCCAGGGAAAGCCTGGTTTGTTGCTGCTGTGAGGCCACTATGGGCAATTGCCAGCTGTTGATACCCTGCTCTGCCAGTTTCTGGCGGAATAAAACCTGTTTATCCCCGGGCAACTGATTCAGACGTTTGGCTATTTCTACGTAACGTGATTGCACGTTTATTCCTCAAATTCGTTTAATTGTTCTTCGTCGGTAACATCAGGTGTTATACCTGCCTAAACCTCAAAGTCATTCAGTAGCTGATCCATAAAGTCCAGCGATTCATCTTGTTCTTGCGTCGGTGTCAGCTGTTCGGCGATAGTGGCTATGGTCGGCGACTTAAACAGGGCCTGCAGCGATAAGCTGGTATTAAATTCAGCTTCGATACGGCTGATCAGCTTCATTGCCAGCAGGGAGTGTCCGCCAAGCTCGAAAAAGTTTGCCGAAACACTGATTTCCTGTGTTTCCAGGGCGAGTAAATCCGCCCAGATTGCCGCCAGGGCCAACTGCTCTGGGGTATCGGCTTTTTTGAATTCCGCTGAGGCGTTAAATTCCGGCTTAGGCAAGGCATTGCGGTTGATTTTTCCGCTTACCGTCAGCGGCCAGCTTTGCTGGCTGATGAAGATTGCCGGTATCATATAGTCCGGCAATACCTGGCCCAGTTGCTGCTGAAGGCCGGGGATCAGTTCGGTACTGTTTTTGCTGCCGCTTTCGCCGATGAAATAGGCTACCAGGTGTTGCTCGCCTTTTTGGTCGGTATGGGCGACAACCAGGGCGGAATCTATTTCAGGCAGCTGTTTTAGCTGATGCTCGATTTCCCCCAGTTCAATACGCAGGCCGCGGATTTTCACCTGGTGATCGCTGCGTCCCAGGTATTCCAGGCTGCCGTCCGGCAGGTAACGCACCAGGTCACCGGTTTTATATAACCTGTTGGTGGCCAGCTCAGGGAAAGGGTTGTCGACAAACTGCTTAGCCGTCAGCGCTTCCCGGTTGAGGTAGCCGCGGGCCAGGCCGACGCCGCCGATATGCAGCTCGCCGGTGACGCCAAAGGGCACCAGCTGCATACTTTCGTTTAATACCAGCAGCTGGGTATTTTGCATGGCATGGCCGATCGGTACTGTGTTCAGAGCCGAGTCCGGGGCACAGGCCCAGTGACTGACGTCTATGGCCGCTTCGGTGGGGCCGTAGAGGTTGTGCAGTTCTGCCCGGGTGCCGGTGGCGAAGAAGCTGGTTTCCAGGGCTTTGGACACCGCCTCGCCGCAACAGAAGACACGTTTGACGCTGGTACACTCCTGCCAGTTACTGCCCGCCAGCATCAGGTTGAGCATGGAGGGAACAAAGTGCAGGGTAGTGATCTGCTGTTCTTTGATCACCGACTCCAGGTACTTGGGATCTTTGTGTCCTTGTGGTTTGGCGATCACCAGGCAAGCGCCTGAGATCAGCGGCCAGATCAGCTCCTGCAGGGAAACATCAAAGCTATAAGGGGTTTTCTGCAGTACCTTGTCTT
It includes:
- a CDS encoding non-ribosomal peptide synthetase yields the protein MQSRYVEIAKRLNQLPGDKQVLFRQKLAEQGINSWQLPIVASQQQQTRLSLAQQRFLVAEQVSQHALYNLCSVVSFDNGLEPQALEQAINTLISRHQVMSTCFRQDAEGNWQSYLLENAQINLESQPVAFTPERSKADWLEQTYQQEQAFKFDLTCQAPFKVSLYREQQGYYLFVTIHHVAFDALSMAVFNRELALLYQGAVQKEEVSLPGLSIQYQDYANWQQTWLTGDDFTRQQSYWQQQLKELPELLALPLDRARKKAKERTFTGNSQQLLLDREQSQVLRQQVNAAGNTLYIHLQTAFAWLLARYSGQDDFCFGSSVANRTREELASLVGPLLNTLVIRHRLNGDPSFNESLALCQQTTGQAFDHQDFPFEQLAPLLEIQTTPYHSPIFQVMFIHVGMESSHEIQLSNTRGKVITPQQTSARFDLSLRVMEQADDTIALELEYSTELFEDETIARLLANLKTIISATLAQPEMRLSQIRFEQDLSTLTGPELAAQQQLITETIAGHSGELLALSDGQNHYNYQQLEQEVIQLIGWLQSHGLGKGQHLGLCMNREPLQVALMLACWRLGIVCIMMDPRQPDQRLESLALDAGAALVVTAKAHDFTQVKQEILAQWPQGFATSVEVQAPDLDSSAYIIYTSGSTGKPKGTVISHRALSHYASAFCQQYPQPKGSKWLTLATVAADLGLTSVLAALYQGQCLLLPDAGLAFDPPALAEFLTEHSADCLKITPSHLNALLSLENPETLLPKKALFLGGEGLTADLFNKLTALTPELEIINHYGPTEATVGVCANKLSHIRQGISPVAPLGTPLPGMQLQVCDNQGNIVPRGVVGELRISGPQLASGYWQAQEQTAASFIRDAEGKRYYATGDRVRLNHNGLIEYLGRSDDQVKRRGYRIELGEISACLCQQSEVEQACVLMRQQNNRQLLVAWLQMPENELANIKQKIEQALPEYMVPDTWLCLEQLPLNANGKIDRSRLPGPELEQQQKQERPLTANEQKLAEIWLQLLTVDKINADDDFFALGGDSIKSLQMIGLAARQGIKLKPLDIINNRSLGKIAALAEGPKDATCEQLLGLYREILGDAVTPESDFYQSGGDSIMSLQLIAKARGLGISFTPKMLMDHSSPAALSRAVREQQSTGHAQERQTKTSQVSLPRVDRNQPQALSLAQQRLWFMQQLEPTSTAYNLPAQFDVKGELDLPALSQSCLALVQKHEMLRCRYFAQEDKVFQQVARAYQPLEIHDAQDNNEANRNRVANKVFDLNSGQLIAIDLFPLAPAHYHLIFNIHHIATDGWSMGLLIQDFLELYRNFQQDPQYTPAQEDEPGYLDYVAYRHGQNRQTDEALSNYWLERLAGMPHTLALPADHPWPTRQSNQGATAEWQLESELTQQLETYAAGLKTTPFTVLLAAFQLLLWRYSGQTDFAVGIPVSGREDADSQNMVGVFINTLINRAQISPELSAESWLKQMSTELQQDLSRQEMPLEQLLESLNPERDLSRPPVFQALFNYQADHQHKRALNIPGLSFTSRDQAEVNTKFELSFNLLRRQELSVQIEYNSALFQSDTISQLFGDYQQILTWLTRGQQQSLSSLKLMSAGYNFIQQPSPEIGEQDDFIRRFEQQTAKTPDAVAVVADSQNYSYQALNSDANRLAHWLVNRGIGQDQLVAFCLPRSYQMLMTLLAIQKAGAAYLPLDPKHPQQRISGILAHAKAELCLCDQQTRTLLESSALACPLIDLSSEQTLAQQAASNPQLPFVSDALAYTLYTSGSTGTPKGVEIERRNFAAFLRAIESVLPSFERILALTTITFDIAGLELCLPLTRGATAVIADEQAQRDPELLAGLITDNSVDLIQATPASWRLLSQLPERLLAQVHAVSGGEALDVELATSLQNRCRSLINVYGPTETTVWSSYYPVSQRPTGNVPIGTPLPHNRMYVLDGQLMPVPLGVAGELYIGGNTLARGYRFNPEQTQSSFIQHPEFGRLYRTGDRVKCLRDGQLNFIGRVDFQLKVRGYRIEPGEIESALLLNPQIRAAAVTVVDNQLVAYLESREATQVDSEQFTGEIHQQLKLSLPAYMLPNLYQVMEKLPVNSNNKIDRKALPAPVMASREQAAPLTDAEQRLAAIWQELLKVDFIKADDNFFSLGGHSLLAARLKARLNRENLNLPLQTLFEHPLLSEQAKLLQVSQYQQIPVADRDTLMPLSDAQRRIWFMQQLDLSDASFNMQTQVQLQGSVSVAAMKQAVLAVSEKHEMLRVTYHAHKGEAAQKLNPELVPAFAFIDLREKAGEIEALAEKNAAIAFDLSSESPLRLYLYQTAEATYFCQLVQHHIASDAWSMSLLIDDLILAYQQALDQHQVSLEKPEVDYLDYAAWQNNDQIRKQQSLSLDYWRKTLTGIPAQLALPFDQQRAQQADSRGDVVSFTVPAPLTAQLSQLASQQQCSLFMLLMAAYSTVLHNNSQSQDVVIGTDVANRDHGQLEKVIGFFINLLPLRFRPKATQRFSEYLQSVRHTCLSGFEHQMLPFDRMVEALQPERIPGVHPLIQALFVMQNTPDNERQLDGLTVKAVTPRQQHSKFDMALFANETFSDETFSDETFSDETFSDEKSASQGDRPAELSFNWVYRTGLFNKNTIEALRDEFLQVLAQIVAKPETPLKALSKAKEESTKMSNTAVSSKKTGKLSKLSKMKKLKTASEKPQVTAAPLNPDRPFPLLVQCHNPSLDPLSWARQNQQQILSWLEVHAGIVFRGFNLPTELEFEQFCVAIYPELYAMYGDLPKNDIGSKIYKSTPYPEDQMIMYHNESSHQHRWPRRQWFYCSQPSPVGGHTPIVDCREMYQRLPENIREKLEQKHLCYVRNFSGLDVSWQHFFKTQDRSKVEALCQQNDIDYTWYGEDNLRISQVCPAVITHPVTGEKSFFNQIQLHHFSFLEADVQQHLLTTGGLDNLPRNVCYGDMEPLEQEVVDLISELYEACAVRFDWQKADVVMVDNMLAAHARDPFEGKRKIAVAMGDIYQPGETLSAPPLQAKHTGKALDSQVLASENQEYTEKVKETAL